In Deltaproteobacteria bacterium HGW-Deltaproteobacteria-18, a single genomic region encodes these proteins:
- a CDS encoding DUF456 domain-containing protein, with the protein MSITLAILTFLLLVIAFFTHIFSFPANWFIILILGVWAWISPESTLTLTTFLIFVAVAFLGECIEFALQTVGARKYGASSSGNWGAFAGAIFGAILGAPFFLGLGALLGAVAGAYLGCLGVELMNHRPLADAKKAALGAMIGKILGLAIKIGIGIAFLVHAFELLFGN; encoded by the coding sequence ATGAGCATCACTCTCGCAATCCTCACCTTCCTTCTTCTTGTCATCGCCTTTTTCACCCATATATTCTCTTTTCCTGCAAATTGGTTCATCATTTTGATCTTGGGCGTCTGGGCCTGGATCAGTCCCGAATCTACGCTCACTCTGACAACCTTTTTGATTTTTGTGGCTGTTGCCTTCCTTGGGGAATGTATCGAGTTCGCATTGCAAACCGTAGGTGCTCGCAAATATGGCGCATCATCATCCGGAAACTGGGGTGCTTTTGCGGGCGCCATATTCGGAGCGATACTGGGAGCTCCCTTTTTCCTTGGCTTGGGCGCTCTTTTGGGAGCGGTTGCCGGAGCGTATCTGGGGTGCCTTGGCGTTGAACTGATGAATCACCGTCCTCTCGCGGACGCAAAAAAAGCGGCTCTGGGCGCAATGATAGGCAAGATTCTTGGCTTGGCAATCAAGATCGGGATAGGCATTGCGTTTCTCGTTCACGCATTCGAGCTGCTCTTCGGGAATTGA
- a CDS encoding ribonuclease HI, whose product MVTIYTDGSSLGNPGPGGWGAVLIWADARKELSRGYVETTNNRMEIRGVIHALEHLKRACVVHVHSDSRYVCDAISKKWIQSWIKNGWVTSAKKPVKNRDLWEQLLILLKKHKVMFHWVKAHDGNPENERCDELAKNAAKAREREVDEGYAGNS is encoded by the coding sequence ATGGTTACAATTTATACTGACGGGTCAAGCCTGGGCAACCCGGGTCCCGGAGGCTGGGGCGCTGTTCTCATCTGGGCTGACGCGAGAAAGGAACTGAGCCGTGGATATGTCGAAACTACGAACAATCGCATGGAAATCAGGGGTGTTATTCATGCACTTGAGCACCTCAAAAGGGCATGCGTAGTACATGTCCATTCGGACTCGCGCTATGTGTGCGACGCCATCTCAAAAAAATGGATCCAGTCATGGATCAAGAACGGTTGGGTCACCTCTGCCAAAAAGCCGGTCAAGAACAGGGATCTCTGGGAGCAACTCCTGATTTTGCTGAAAAAACACAAGGTGATGTTTCATTGGGTGAAAGCCCACGACGGGAACCCGGAGAATGAACGCTGCGACGAACTGGCAAAAAACGCGGCCAAAGCCCGTGAACGTGAAGTAGATGAAGGATATGCAGGGAATAGCTGA
- the hflK gene encoding FtsH protease activity modulator HflK: MNWDWEKLQEKRQRQSGPMPGPDLGDLNEKVKQFKQMNLPGWRLILLAALLFWLGSGIYIVQPDEVGVVKRFGAYERTTEPGPHYRLPFPFESVLTPQVTKIQRLEVGFRGSTAFTVGTGVQVRQVPEESLMLTGDENIVDVQFIVQFLIDNAQDYLFNVANQDKTVKDAAEAAMREVIGYNKIDAALTDDKLTIQNDTRDLLQKILDSYKIGIRVVAVQLQDVHPPRQVIDAFKDVASAKEDKSRFINEAEAYENDLVPRTRGEAAAIMNQAQAYKETKILQSKGDSDRFLFVLEEYRKAKDITKKRIYLETMEEILSRPEVEKIIISNDSMQRVFPYLPLQRSGRAAVTGQGKDGGAN, from the coding sequence ATGAATTGGGACTGGGAAAAACTACAAGAAAAACGACAGAGGCAGTCTGGCCCCATGCCTGGGCCGGATCTTGGTGATTTAAACGAAAAAGTCAAACAGTTTAAACAGATGAATTTGCCAGGCTGGCGGCTCATCTTGCTTGCGGCCCTTTTGTTCTGGCTCGGGAGCGGTATATATATCGTTCAACCTGATGAAGTCGGCGTTGTCAAACGCTTCGGTGCCTACGAACGCACTACTGAACCTGGACCGCACTATCGACTGCCTTTTCCGTTTGAATCCGTGTTGACTCCACAAGTCACCAAGATTCAGCGGCTAGAAGTCGGTTTTCGCGGTAGCACCGCCTTTACCGTAGGCACTGGTGTCCAGGTGCGGCAGGTTCCGGAGGAGTCCCTGATGCTGACCGGCGATGAAAACATCGTCGACGTTCAGTTCATCGTTCAGTTTCTGATCGATAATGCGCAGGACTATCTGTTCAATGTCGCCAACCAGGATAAGACGGTCAAGGACGCCGCTGAAGCCGCCATGCGTGAGGTCATCGGCTATAACAAGATCGATGCCGCGCTCACCGATGACAAGCTGACCATCCAGAATGACACCCGTGATTTGCTGCAAAAAATTCTGGACAGTTACAAGATTGGTATCAGGGTTGTCGCTGTGCAGCTGCAGGATGTGCACCCTCCGCGTCAGGTTATCGATGCCTTCAAGGATGTCGCCAGCGCGAAAGAGGACAAGAGCCGTTTCATCAATGAGGCGGAAGCCTACGAAAATGATCTGGTCCCGCGTACGCGCGGAGAGGCTGCTGCCATCATGAATCAGGCTCAGGCCTACAAGGAAACCAAAATCCTGCAGTCCAAAGGTGACAGCGATCGTTTCCTGTTTGTTCTTGAAGAATACCGAAAGGCAAAGGACATTACGAAAAAGCGTATTTATCTGGAAACAATGGAAGAGATACTTTCCAGGCCGGAAGTGGAGAAGATCATTATCTCAAATGATTCCATGCAGCGGGTATTCCCCTATTTGCCTTTGCAGCGCTCCGGAAGAGCAGCCGTGACCGGGCAGGGTAAAGACGGAGGAGCGAACTGA
- the hflC gene encoding protease modulator HflC, with product MRSIQFVIAGIGIAVFILLQCVFVVDQTERAIVLQLGKPVGNADYEPGLHFKLPFVQNVIFFDSRVLEYDAPAAEILTQDKKNMVVDNFSRWRIVNPLLFYQKVRSVQNGLSRIDDIVYSQLREALGRYTLTEIVAVERSTIMDEVTTRSNVLLGEYGIHIIDVRIKRTDLPQENQLAIYGRMKAERERQAKQYRSEGREEATKITTLADRQRAVILADARRAAEAARGEGEAAATAIYAQALSQDPDFYEFVRTMDAYKKTMKDQTQFVLTPQSEFFKYLQ from the coding sequence ATGAGATCAATTCAATTTGTAATAGCCGGAATAGGCATCGCTGTATTTATTCTTCTGCAATGTGTTTTTGTAGTCGATCAGACTGAACGAGCCATTGTTCTACAGTTGGGCAAACCAGTTGGTAATGCTGACTATGAACCTGGTTTGCATTTCAAGCTTCCTTTTGTGCAGAATGTCATATTTTTTGATTCACGGGTTCTTGAATACGATGCACCGGCTGCAGAGATTCTCACTCAAGATAAGAAAAATATGGTTGTTGACAATTTTTCCAGATGGAGAATTGTCAATCCGCTATTGTTTTATCAAAAAGTTCGAAGCGTGCAGAACGGATTATCCCGCATTGATGATATCGTTTATTCACAATTGAGAGAAGCTTTGGGTCGTTATACGCTTACTGAAATCGTGGCGGTTGAGCGATCGACAATCATGGACGAAGTGACGACTAGATCCAACGTGCTTTTGGGCGAGTATGGAATTCATATCATTGATGTTCGCATCAAGCGGACTGATTTGCCCCAGGAAAACCAGCTTGCGATCTATGGGCGCATGAAGGCCGAGCGTGAGCGCCAAGCCAAACAGTATCGCTCGGAAGGGCGAGAAGAGGCCACCAAGATCACGACCCTGGCAGATCGTCAGAGGGCTGTCATCCTGGCCGATGCCAGACGTGCGGCCGAGGCTGCACGGGGCGAGGGTGAAGCCGCAGCAACGGCCATATATGCCCAGGCCTTGTCTCAGGATCCTGACTTCTATGAATTTGTGCGAACCATGGATGCATACAAGAAGACCATGAAGGATCAGACCCAGTTTGTCCTGACGCCTCAGAGCGAGTTCTTCAAGTATCTCCAATAA
- the purE gene encoding 5-(carboxyamino)imidazole ribonucleotide mutase, which translates to MPQVAIFMGSKSDEATVRPCADVLEKLGISCTFTITSAHRTPERTSRLIKELEEDGVQVFICAAGLAAHLAGAVAAKTVRPVLGIPISASALGGWDALLATVQMPPGFPVGTLALDKVGARNAAWLAAQILALHDPELTQRILEERRKMIEQVEEDAKSL; encoded by the coding sequence ATGCCACAGGTAGCAATTTTCATGGGTAGCAAGTCCGACGAGGCTACGGTTCGCCCTTGCGCAGATGTTCTGGAAAAACTCGGAATTTCCTGCACGTTCACAATCACTTCAGCTCATCGGACTCCGGAGCGCACCTCCCGTCTGATCAAGGAACTGGAGGAGGATGGTGTTCAGGTTTTTATCTGCGCAGCAGGCCTTGCCGCCCATCTGGCCGGCGCTGTCGCCGCGAAAACAGTAAGGCCGGTCCTTGGGATACCGATTTCAGCATCCGCACTGGGAGGCTGGGATGCGTTGCTGGCCACTGTACAGATGCCCCCCGGCTTTCCGGTTGGCACGCTGGCTTTGGACAAGGTCGGAGCACGCAACGCGGCCTGGCTAGCAGCCCAGATCCTGGCCCTGCATGATCCGGAACTGACGCAGCGGATACTGGAAGAAAGGCGCAAGATGATCGAACAGGTGGAAGAAGACGCAAAATCCCTTTGA
- a CDS encoding phosphoribosylamine--glycine ligase: MNILIVGAGGREHSLAWKISQSPLLDKLFIAPGNGGTALLGTNVPLQDSNIDGIVAFARDNEIGLVVAGPELPLVLGLHEALNAVNIPCFGPCTFDAQLEGSKAFAKNMMRETGVPTADFQVFDNYERALDYVRGQVLPMVIKADGLAAGKGVVIAQSMSEAEEALKDMMVTQVFGEAGQTVVVEEALIGEEASFMAFCDGTTIVPMPSLQDHKRIGDGDTGLNTGGMGAYSPAPILPPDRYEAMADLAIRPITRHLAAIGQPFKGVLYAGLMMTAKGPMVLEYNVRFGDPECQPLMARLKSDLVEIMLDCVNGTLSPEKVEFHQETSCCVVMAAMGYPQNYPKGMAISGIEAAEQIESVKVFQAGTQLQDGIPVSSGGRVLGVTALGTDLQQARERAYQAVAKIHFDNSYYRKDIANKGLRRS; the protein is encoded by the coding sequence TTGAATATTCTTATAGTTGGAGCCGGTGGACGCGAACACTCCCTGGCATGGAAAATCAGTCAAAGTCCGCTGCTGGACAAATTGTTCATCGCGCCTGGAAATGGTGGAACCGCACTTCTGGGCACCAACGTTCCCCTCCAAGACAGCAACATAGATGGCATTGTCGCTTTTGCCCGCGATAATGAAATAGGTCTTGTCGTCGCCGGACCTGAACTGCCCCTCGTCCTTGGGCTGCACGAGGCACTGAACGCGGTGAATATCCCATGCTTTGGCCCTTGCACTTTCGACGCCCAATTGGAAGGCTCCAAGGCCTTCGCCAAAAACATGATGCGGGAAACCGGAGTGCCTACAGCAGACTTCCAGGTCTTCGACAATTATGAACGGGCGCTGGATTACGTGCGGGGACAGGTCCTGCCCATGGTCATCAAGGCGGACGGTCTGGCTGCCGGAAAAGGCGTGGTCATAGCACAGAGCATGAGCGAAGCTGAAGAGGCCCTCAAGGACATGATGGTCACGCAGGTGTTCGGAGAGGCTGGCCAAACCGTCGTGGTCGAAGAGGCCTTGATCGGTGAGGAAGCTTCCTTCATGGCATTCTGTGACGGGACCACCATCGTGCCCATGCCGTCGCTGCAAGACCACAAGCGCATCGGCGACGGCGACACCGGGCTCAACACAGGAGGCATGGGCGCCTACAGCCCTGCGCCCATCCTGCCGCCGGACCGATACGAAGCCATGGCCGATCTGGCCATTCGCCCCATCACCAGGCATTTGGCGGCTATCGGCCAGCCTTTCAAGGGCGTACTCTATGCCGGCCTCATGATGACCGCCAAGGGTCCAATGGTGCTGGAGTACAATGTCCGCTTTGGGGATCCCGAATGCCAGCCGCTCATGGCCAGGCTCAAATCGGATCTGGTCGAAATCATGCTTGATTGCGTGAACGGCACCCTTTCTCCTGAAAAGGTGGAATTTCATCAGGAAACCAGCTGCTGCGTCGTGATGGCGGCGATGGGATACCCGCAAAACTATCCCAAAGGGATGGCTATCTCTGGCATCGAAGCTGCGGAGCAGATTGAATCGGTCAAAGTCTTCCAGGCCGGTACGCAACTGCAAGACGGCATTCCCGTCAGCAGCGGCGGACGGGTTCTTGGTGTCACCGCCCTTGGTACCGACCTGCAACAAGCGCGGGAGCGGGCTTACCAGGCAGTGGCCAAAATCCATTTTGACAACAGCTATTATCGTAAAGATATCGCCAATAAAGGATTAAGGAGGTCCTGA
- a CDS encoding DNA mismatch repair protein MutL — translation MQPEKQIRLLPPELQNQIAAGEVVEQPSSVLKELVENALDAGATRIRIQIRDGGQSCIKVSDNGLGIREDQLELAVTRHATSKLENLQDLQDIKSFGFRGEALPSIASVSRFRIASARRDGEGGVLEVLHGRVVREDKTAMPRGTEVEVSDLFSNVPARLKFLKKPGTETRKCAELVARIALANPHVDFEFLNAERSVHRFLAGQELTQRLAAIWPQEVVDALHVVSHDEGSLSIQGLVGDPAMAQARPDRILIYVNSRPVQDKTILSAIREAYRGRILGKEYPQAVVFLQIPPDEVDVNVHPAKTEVRFQDDGFIFRIVRRAVLQTLERNSHQTLAVDHAQPLSVSQMHASLPAMEHRFSATVPAETETRQTPLLYDQQWPQKFASSTAAQKLFEPAGSTYPEPGTPDQNTQASQLSSDLQRASQTPRPSEVQYLGQFAQTYLILAARDEITLIDQHAAHERVLFNMMRAQGSRGDRRPLLLPLEIPLHPAQAALAQEIWTKLDELGFSLELAPGLLKLKSIPALLIPSKAKEFLQDILTGKATTMEDLWAVMACKAAIKAGDTLTADEALALVDSWQNLPEKNFCPHGRPVAVRWGVNDLEKLFKRRS, via the coding sequence ATGCAACCTGAAAAGCAGATCCGCCTCCTGCCTCCTGAACTGCAGAACCAGATCGCGGCAGGCGAAGTCGTCGAACAACCGTCCAGCGTGCTGAAGGAACTAGTGGAAAACGCCCTGGATGCTGGCGCAACCCGAATCCGGATTCAAATTCGGGACGGGGGGCAATCATGCATCAAAGTCAGCGACAACGGTCTTGGCATCCGGGAAGATCAACTCGAACTTGCCGTGACGCGCCACGCCACCAGCAAGCTCGAAAACCTCCAGGACCTGCAGGATATCAAAAGTTTTGGCTTCCGCGGAGAGGCCCTGCCGAGCATAGCTTCGGTTTCTCGCTTCCGCATCGCCTCCGCCAGGCGGGATGGGGAGGGCGGGGTCCTTGAAGTGCTGCATGGCCGCGTTGTTCGCGAGGACAAGACAGCCATGCCCCGCGGGACTGAAGTTGAGGTCAGCGATCTTTTCTCCAACGTACCGGCCCGCCTCAAATTTCTCAAAAAACCAGGGACCGAGACACGCAAATGCGCTGAACTTGTCGCACGCATCGCGCTTGCCAACCCGCATGTCGATTTTGAGTTCCTGAACGCCGAGCGTAGCGTGCATCGTTTCCTGGCAGGCCAGGAACTCACGCAGCGCCTTGCGGCTATCTGGCCCCAGGAGGTTGTCGACGCCTTGCATGTCGTCAGCCATGATGAAGGCTCACTATCCATTCAAGGCCTTGTCGGGGATCCCGCCATGGCGCAAGCGCGACCGGACCGCATTCTGATCTATGTGAATTCCCGTCCGGTTCAGGACAAGACAATACTGAGCGCCATCCGCGAAGCGTACCGGGGGAGAATTCTCGGCAAGGAATATCCGCAGGCGGTCGTTTTTCTTCAGATCCCACCGGACGAGGTTGACGTGAACGTGCATCCGGCCAAAACCGAAGTCCGCTTTCAGGACGACGGATTCATTTTCCGGATCGTTCGCAGAGCCGTGCTGCAGACCCTTGAGCGAAACTCGCACCAGACGCTGGCCGTTGATCATGCCCAGCCGCTCTCCGTCAGTCAGATGCATGCATCCTTGCCCGCAATGGAACATCGTTTTTCCGCAACCGTCCCGGCCGAGACCGAAACAAGGCAGACTCCCCTGCTTTACGACCAGCAGTGGCCTCAGAAATTCGCATCCTCCACCGCTGCGCAAAAACTCTTCGAACCCGCTGGCAGCACGTATCCAGAACCGGGGACACCTGATCAGAACACACAAGCTTCACAGCTCTCCTCGGACCTGCAGCGGGCTTCACAAACGCCACGTCCCTCCGAGGTCCAATATCTTGGGCAATTTGCCCAAACATATTTGATTCTTGCCGCACGGGACGAGATCACGCTTATCGACCAGCACGCAGCCCACGAACGTGTCCTGTTCAACATGATGCGCGCACAGGGATCACGCGGGGACAGACGGCCGCTCCTCCTTCCCCTTGAGATCCCTCTCCATCCTGCACAGGCTGCATTGGCGCAGGAGATCTGGACAAAACTCGACGAACTGGGGTTTTCTCTAGAGCTGGCTCCCGGGCTCCTGAAACTGAAATCCATCCCCGCACTTCTGATCCCGTCCAAAGCAAAGGAGTTTCTGCAGGATATTCTGACCGGGAAAGCCACAACCATGGAAGATCTCTGGGCTGTCATGGCCTGCAAGGCCGCCATCAAGGCAGGAGATACGCTCACTGCGGACGAAGCGCTGGCGCTTGTCGACTCCTGGCAAAACCTGCCGGAAAAAAATTTCTGCCCGCATGGTCGCCCGGTGGCGGTGCGATGGGGCGTTAACGATCTGGAAAAACTGTTTAAGCGCCGATCCTAG